Genomic window (Dasypus novemcinctus isolate mDasNov1 chromosome 10, mDasNov1.1.hap2, whole genome shotgun sequence):
AAAGCAACTCATATTCTTGAATTTTATAATGGCCCTCCAAAAGTCATACCTTTCAAGAAACTTCCCTGTAAGAGTTAAAAACACCTAATATATATGTGAGCCATCTCACCAAACAACCCCTTCACTTCTTAGCAgcatttagatttctttttttaagggaaACAGCCTTCCCAATGCATACAGTCCTGGTAAGAAGGTAAATCTATGTTCCTGCTCTTGTACTACATAAGCGGCAGGATCCCTAGAACCTTCTTGCCCTGGTAATGTCTGCTTATTGCAGTAGAACAGCTAAGAGAAAAATATATGCCTTAAATTCAACCATCTGGACTTTTTCTTCAGGGGTTTTTATCTTGGGTAGATTTTTCTGTTGTTAACTGGATATCCgccacaatctttttttttttttaaagatttatttttattatttatttctcctcaccccctcaatgtttgtacttgctgtgtctgttcatttcccgtgtctttaggaggcactaggaactgaacccgggacctacAATGTGGGAGGGGGATACCTAAACatttgagccacttccattccctgctttgtcctatctctcattgtgtttttctttttgtatctcttgtcgtgtcatcttgtgtcagcttgccatgcctgcccactgctcaagctcactgtcttctttaggaggcaccgagaaccaaaccacagacctcccacatggtagatgggagcttcatcacttgagccacatctacttcccatccCCACAATCTTTTTAATGAAGCCAGGAGACTACGTGATACAAATTCCTCTTCCTAAACAATTCCATGTTAGAATCTGCCAATGAGATGTACTCATGTGAGATATGGGAGGCAAAAAAAATCAGGCCAATATTCTCTGGAGGCATTGTAGACAGATAAGTGGGCTAACAAGAGGTTTAAGGCAGCTTCTGGGTAGGTCTTTGAGACTCACCTCTTTTGTTTTTGCAGACAAAGAAAATTTCACAATTTAGGAGCTTAAGATTCACAGAAATTTCTGGACCAGCTCTTAAGAACTACAAAATTTGTTGCATAAATGGTTGTTAGCTGACCATCATTCTCCTAGCCTTCCAGTGGCTATATAAGCctgtattatttcttttcatgCTTTGAACCTATGAACTGGCTTCTGTTTTCTGATACAAATATAAGTGGAGACACAAAAACATAAGACCTAGAGTGTGGGAGAAACAGATGAGATGTTATAGCCTATTAtccattctccccttttcccctgaTAACAGAACTTCTTAGTTGGGCCTATAGCCCTAGACTAGactgtattatttcttctttatggcTAAGTGTGGCCAATGGAAAATGAGTAGAAGTATAATGTGCAATTTCCTGTAAAGGATCCATAAAGGAAAGGGTATGCCATTCTTCACACTTTTCTCCTAATATATGGACATAACTGACAAAGctttagcagccatcttggatcATGAGATAAAGGAAACATGATGAAGATGGAGGAAAAGCAATCCAAGAGAAACCTGGGCCTCATGACTTTTTGGGCCCCTCTATGAGCTTTGAACTGCCTACTTTGGACTTCTAttatgaaaaagagaaatataattcCATCTTGTTTAGGCCattatcattttgattttttttttttacttataacTTTAACCAATCTTAACTATACGCAACTAGAATTCATTCCTTGCAAAGACAGTGCCAGAGAAAGACTACTGAAGAATTTTTGCTCTGCAGATGTACAGAGCTAACTGGTTCCAGCCCATTGCCAGCTTGGTTCTTCTTCAGCCTTCCCTTTGATGCTGTGAGCTACCCACACCTTTCACTAAActctctgtgatggttaggctaatgtgtcagctcagccaggtaactgtgcccagctgtttggtcaagcaagcaccgggctaactgtaattcaaggacatttgtggactttagtcaccagtgactttactgcatagatagctgcttacatctacatcaacaggggagattgccatcagcaatgagtgatgctttatccaatcagttgaataccttaaaaggggatgtgattccagcagggagaatttcccagctcatctttggacagccaacgtctcccagaactcgtcaagaaccttcactggactttcatcagagcccctggttgcaacctgcctgcggaacctggacttgtgcatcctcatagTCACGTAAGAGACTCTTACAAAAACTCatactattgatagatatctcttgttgattctgcttccctagggaacactgactaatacactctctTTTTGCTTAAGGtaaacagaagcaaacaaagaattctgaaaacaaattTCACACACTTTGGGAAAATCAGAAGAGTGCCTGGGTTGTGTGTCCattgtataaataaaaaacaaaagaaaagcagCAGCCCAGGATACAATTCTAGACACCTGCCCAACTCATCCTATTTTCACATCGTTTTGCTTGTCATGCCCAGTACCTGTGGCCCAGTAGTAAATATCCCAGTCATTACTGGGCTCATTAATCAGGCGATCATAGAGGTTCAGCTGTTTCTCTGTCATTTGGTGCAGATATTCTTTAGCAAAGAGGctaaaatgagaaagagaaaggggttAAAAAAGCTGCCTCTGGTCAAAAAGAAGTGACACTAAGACACTTACTCCCCTACCTAAGGAGAATGCAGTTTTCCAACATTCCCCTCTTTCTGCTTTCATAGAGTAGGCGGGCTCTTTTGGTTTCTATGGACTCATCAGTTCGCTCCTGCCAGGGAGGCAAGGGGATTTCAATCATGTCCTTTTGAGAATCTGCTGGGCTGTCACCTCTGTAAAAGCGTCTAAATGATGTCACATTGCCCAAAGGAGACACCAGCCTGGGACTTGTCAGAGTAAGTATCTGAAACAAATAAACCATAAACATCCTTATAATATCAATGACTACCATCACTGGCATTCACTCAAACTTACTAGATGCTTGGGTGCATGagatctcatttaatcccccaAATTATGCTGCTACTGTTTCAATTTTGTCAAGGAAACCCAGGCTCAAAATGGTTAAGTAACTGTCCAATATCACCGAAATAGTAATTGCAGCTAGGACAGTAGCCTAGTTCTAACTGTAGCACACGTTCTTTCTAGAGATTCTCCCAGTAGAAATAGTCTCGCCTTTCTTTATAAACCCTTAAAATTATTACAATATGGTTTCTATTTCAGTCACCTGCCTGTCTTAACTCGTGAGGATACAGAGATGAAATGGTcacaccccccacctcccaattTAGAGAAGAGCAGGAAACTGTTAAGACACTATGTGAAATCACAAAATAGACATTAGGGAAGACTTAACACGGGGCAGGGGCCACGAGGTGCGGTCCGGTTAAACTGGTGATTCAGATATTGGTGACATGCGAATTGGGTCCTGCAATTCTTTCGTTCACACAGTGGGCTCACGAAAGAGTGGAAGCGACCCGAATCTCCTAGGCTATAGATCGGTATCCCCCTGTGCCTGCCCTTGCCCTGAGCTATTTGGCAGCTGGGCCTTCCCGGCGGTCTCCGTGACGCGGAGGATGACGAGACGGCCATCGCTGCCACCCGCTCGGGACCCTACAACATTGCTAGTCTCACCCGTGTCAGAGCGGGGAACGCCGCGACCACAGACATTTTCCCCGAATAGCGCCGGAAGCCTTCGGCCCAGTCACTTCCGGGAACTCCCGGACAGCGGGTCCCCCGGACTTGGGCGCTGGGGTCTGATCCGGAAGACGCGTCCCTGCGCCTGGCGGAAGTGGTGGTGCGTGTGACGCCAGCAGCGGTGGGGGCGGGACCTGAGGCCGAGAGCGGTTCGCGCGCTTCGGGCCTAGTCCGGACTCGCCGCCGCCATATTCCCGGTAACGGGGGCGCGCGGCCGGGGGCCGGCGGGGCCGGAAGAGGGGTCGGGGCAGGCgccgaggcggggcgggggtcggTTGAGCCTGAGACGCCCGGAACCGGAGGGCAGAGGGAGTCGCGGGGCTTTGAGGGAGGAGGCCGAGAACACCGCTGGGTCTGTGGGGAGGGAGCGGGGCGGGCCTAGCCGGGGGGCGAGGATTGGGCCCGGATGGGGAAACGAGGCGGCTGGAGGCGGTGCGGATCCGGACGGAGCTCCCGGACGCACAGGGGCTCTGGCCGGGTCCACCTCGGACCCTAGGCAGGTGCGGCGGGTTGGGGCTGCGGGCTTCGTCGCGGTCATCCTTCGCAGCGCAGCCCGAGGGCCATCAGGAGCTGAGGCCTGTACTTTCCCGTCGCGCCACTGGCGGCTGCGGCGCCGGCACGACGCTATTCGAGTTGGGCCCGAGGGTGATGGGCAGCTCGCCCCGCGAGCCTGGCGGCCTGGGAAAgcgggtgcggtgggggtggggcggcGCGAGGCCGAGGCCGAGGCCGGAGGCGGGGCGGGAGGGCGGGTGGGGCCGAGCTTAGGCTGCCGGGATGCTGCGTCTCTAGAGACGGAGGTTGGCAACCATTGCTCTCCTCCCAGCCGTGGACCCTGTTGCCTTCTAACTCTTACTCTTTTCTCAATGTCGCAGTGTCATCTTTTTTATTTGGTCCAATCTCTGGACTCGCGATCTTCCTACCAGAACCATGTCCGAAGGGGTGGACTTGATCGATATATATGCTGACGAGGAGTTCAACCAGGTGAGGAGTCATCAGGAGCGTTGTGATTTTCTTCCATCAGCTAAGGAATCACTTCAGCAAACTTGCGGTGGTTCCAAGCTGTGCCAGTCCTTAAGGACTCCAATCAGGTCTAAAGTTTCCCCCCAAGCAGAGACAGTCTAAACTAGGCATTCTGCTTTATGTAAGTTTGAGCCTTCAGGcttatttttaaaggctttgctTTAAGAGCAAATAAAAAACCCGGTTTAATTGAATGGTGAATCAACCTATGGAACTTGCTCCCTCAGGAAGCCAGAGTTGGATGTGTCTCCTCAATGACTAACCATActtgaaaatcagaaatgtgtTTGCTACAACATTTATGAGGACAATGTTGATACctgttccttttccattctctcaaACTGCAACTGGATAAAGATGTagccgctcccccccccccatagggTGTTGAAAAAGAATAGTATAAACGTTTCATTTTAGCTCTCTTTCAGTTTTACCTTTTACTTCAATACATGGCTTGGCTCCATTCTTGAGAAATCCATAAGCATTTGGTGTAGTAAATTTTATTGATGAACCTATTGTTTCTAGGAAGAAAAGAGGGTAAAGATTTTGAACCTGTCAGTCTAAAAGCAGGTCTCTACACACTCATATGTTCTAAGCTGGGTTTGTTGATCTCTTAATGTTTGTATGTTAAAGAACATTGTACAAAGAAATCCCTTGAGGTAGTAATTTTAAATACAAGATCACTTCTGAAGTCTTAGCCAAATCTCAAGAATGTTTCAAAGTCTGTACTTTAAGTTTCCTTATATCTTGCCTGGATTATTTTCAGCACCATTCTACTTGCATAAGCAGGTCTTACCATGGGTATCTTCCAGTGGGTTCATGTAAGGGCctgcaaaagagagaaaagaatattaaaggTGAAAAGTGGCCTGGTTGGACCCTGACATTGATGTGAGGCAGCAGAACATGTTGATACATACCATTTTTTTCACTTGACATAAGTTTgcactaaaaaaaattaatgcatttttgctttttttttttttaaaaataactgcaaACTTATGgggcagttgcaaaaataatataagccCCATTCAGAGAATGTCAATAtgtccccacccccaagataccCAGTTctaccagttttaacattttgtcaccttTGTCACATCATTCTGTCATGCTTcctattttctgaacacttgagagcAAGCTGCATGTATCATAGTCCTTGAATgtataatacttccatgtacatttacTGTGAGTAAatgttcacttatgtaatcaccttaaatgcagttttcaagttcaagagatttaatgttaatatatgtaaagtttaTTTGTATATACCAGTTTTTCTTGTGTGCCAGTAATACCGTTTTagccttttctccatttttagaTCACTTCCAGTGTCATGTATTACaattaaatgtcttttctttcattagttttCGCTTTAGTtatttaattgtggaaacatacattCATCATAAATCTTCCaatcccaacccctcccaagcattCCATTCACTAATCACATTCACAAATGCAGTACCCTCACTGCCATCCATTACTGAATTTTACCTTCACCCAAAATGGAAATCCTACCGTTTGCATTATCTTTTCATTGCTTCTGTCTACCACACCTggcaatctactttctgtttctgtgaatttGATAATTCTCTTGATGTTTTTTTAACCagttttattgctacatattaataaagcatacaattcatccacagtgtacaatgaatggtatttgatataatcacatagttgtgcattcatcactttaatcgctgttagagcattttcattatttcagtaataataaaaaacaaggaaattcatctcttaatctttctatgcttttgctgtacatagcttctgtttctggctattcttgcacatttattaaatagttttattgagatatagtcacatgccatacgatctatctaaagtgtgtaatcaatagcatttagtataatcacagtgtgcATTCATCTTGATGTTTTCTTTGtcattaccatggggcttaagtttaacatcctaaatctgtaaaaatctttgataccaacttaattccAGTAGCATTTATAAACTATGTTTTATGCTCCTCTGTCCCCTTTGTGTAATTCTTTCtgcaaattacatgtttatatgttAATGAATCCCAAACCATTGATTTAGCATTTCATGCATTCGCCTTTTAATCCTGCAAGAAATTAAAAGTGGATTTACAGGTAATGATAGTACTGCTCTTTATAATTGCCCATGTTATTATCTTCAttggagttttatattttttaatgtggattCAGTCatttgtctagtgtcctttcctttcaatctgtagaactccctttagcatttcttttagggCTGGTTTAGTACTGAtcaagtccctcagcttttgtttaccagGGAATGTCTTAATCATATCCTCAGTTTTTAAAGTTTTGCCATATAGCGAATTCTTTGTTGGCATTTATTTGCTTTCAGCACactctttcattaaatttgggaagttttcagccattatttctttgaatattctctgccactttttctcttatttttcttctgggGCTCTACAATGTGTATGTTGGGACAATTGgtaaagacccacaggttcctcagTCTCTGTTcactcttctttattcttttctctttctgcttctcagactggatgatttaaattgttttatctaccagttcactgattcattcttctaccagttccaatctgctattgaaaccccTAGGGAACTTTTAATCTCCTGACTGTAGTCTTCTggtctgtttggttccttttcataatttctctctctcgttattctctttgtgttcatctatcattttcttgatttccattagtttttttatccatgttttcctttagctcattgagtATATTTAGAACCATTtctttaaaagtctttttctggAATGTCCCATGTTTGGTCCTTTTTTttcatggtttctaatgctttcatCTCTTTTGcttgggccataacttcctgtttgagtgttttgtaatattttgttgaaacctgtatattttgaaattttaatgtatCACTGGAATTTATATTCTGAGGTATCTGTTCcctaagcttgtatccagctagtgctTAAAGAGCTtcccttgaatgccaggagctaacccaaaaaaaaagtataaaagaaaaactttttctccttctgggcttatctatacaatgagtttagaggaTAGCTCCAGGTCAAAGTATCCTTTCTGTtttgtgtcttgtcttgggcatgggcatgtggccctaggaattttcCCCTTTAAGTGGCTAGGAATGCCCCCTCTTAAGGAAGCAGTTGCCTTAGGGTTCTGGCCCCTGTGCTGTAAGTCCTAGAGCAGTCCCTTACCCccaggcagcacaacttgactgctctcccatgGCATTCTGCCCTTTATGAATTGTCTTCTAATTTCGGGGCCAGTTCTGGGATAAGCAAGTCACTCAGGCCAGACAGATTGGGCCCGGCATGCATGTGCtgagtatatatatacacagaggGTTACTCAATTCCCTCGAACTGGGACCAGAATCCTCACTGGGAGCGCAGACTGCCTTGGCTTGAGCaggtggggagatggggaaggTGCCAGCTATGGTGCCATGGGATCTTACAGCTTTTAAgtggcttttttctttatttggtgCTTGTCTTGTTACTATAATCCTTAAACTGTTTTGTGGAGtttttagaaagatgtttctacCAGTTCTTGTTTAAAGCCTCTGTGGGGGAGGACCGGGGACAGAGCCCTGGAGCATCTTTACCCTCATGATTAGGGTTATCACTGCATTATTGCTTTTTCACatagagattttaaaatatgcacaaaAGTAGAATAATGcaattgtctcttttttgttgttgttgtttttattttatttctctccctttccccgcccccccccccagttgtctgctctgtgtccattcactgtgtgttctcctgtgtccgcttgtattcttgtcagtggcaccagaaccTCTGTtacattttgttgcatcatcttgctgcgttagcgctccgtgtgtgcggtgccattcctgggcaggctgcacttttttccgcgctgggtggctctccttacagggcgcactccttgcacatggggttcccccatgcgggggacaccccagcgtggcacggcactccttgtgcgcatcagcactgtgcgtgggccagctgaccacatgggtcaggaggcccgggctttgaacctcggacctcccatgtggtaggcagatgccctttccattgggccaaatccgcttccctgcagtTGTCTTCTTGTACCCATTATGCAGCTTCACCAAGTATAGTTTTTAATAGCAGTTTTATCTTACCTCCTCAGTTAAACTGGAGTCATCTACATATGGCTGCTGTTTgtctttaaatatatgaaaattttactttaatttcaAACAAGTCAAATAATTATGGATGGAAGCAaaagattaagtatattaatttAGCTCTGAAATCATTACTTTcttgaggtttccatatacctttTGAATCATCAGACTTATActttttgcaaatttttttttttttttttccccaagaaaaggAGAGACTCCCTTAGTTTCTTTTATCAGAGGAGCTTTTTTCCCTTAGTAATTCCCTATCTGTGGATTGGTAACAATGCTGCTGATTTGCCTTGGGTAATAAAGAATGGTTCTTGATCTCAGGTTTAGTTGTATttggaaaatgatatttcatAATCATAATTCCCTAAGCAGTATAACTTACTGACCATAGATGGGACACAGGTCTTATCCAACACTCCTCTTTCAGGGTAGAAGTTAGTGACTGTAACAGTTTGTTCTGTGGTGTCTTGAGTTGAAAAGAATTTTGAGGGGGTCAGGTACAGGCCAAAAATGGTGTGTGGGACCCAGTAGGCATTTATACCAAATAGGCAGTACTTGATGCTGGACAAGCTGGAGAAAGTATAAATGTTGAGGAAGTTTGGAGAGGGGAACTTAATTTTTGGCAAAGCTGGTTTTAATATAATCTGAAAACCTactaaagaagagataaaagctCTGACTTGGATTATTAGAAATAGGTTTAGATTATAGGCAGACAGTTAAGATTGAGTTTGAGATGTTTTAAGAATGATGTTGATTCACTTCAGGCTGGCCCATGTAAAAGAGCCCTCTTCATATGTACTTTGCTTCCCCTAGGAAAATTGATGGGGCACTTTGATTCATCTCTTACAACATCACTTGCAGAAGTCCCCTTTTGCAGAACTGCTTTGCTTTACTCCTGTTACGTCAGGAGTCCTGGGATTCACAGCTGCTCTCTTGGGCTAGGGAGAGGAACTCTGGAAAGATGTTGAGAGCAGCTGCTCTGCTGAGTGTTTTGTCTTTGTTCCTTCTTATGCTAAGAACACACAGTATGTCCAAGTCCCTTTCTTACATCCatcaaaaagtatttattgatcTACCTCTGTTTGCCAGACTCTGTGCTGGGGaggtaaaagggggaaaaaaatagatcCCTTTCTTTCAATTCCAGTCTAGTTGGTGAAGACAGTGTACAGTGACAGTACAGAGTAACAAGTACAGTGACAAAAGTGGGGGAGAACTATGGAAATGGTCATTACAAAGCCAAAAATTTTGAACCTAGATTAAACTTAAAAGAAACATAATG
Coding sequences:
- the SDHAF2 gene encoding succinate dehydrogenase assembly factor 2, mitochondrial, whose product is MSVVAAFPALTRILTLTSPRLVSPLGNVTSFRRFYRGDSPADSQKDMIEIPLPPWQERTDESIETKRARLLYESRKRGMLENCILLSLFAKEYLHQMTEKQLNLYDRLINEPSNDWDIYYWATDAKPAPEVFENEILALLKDFTKNKNKEQRLWAPDLEYLFEKPR